TATTCTAAAAATAGTCCAAATGGAAATCAGAAAGCTTGGCATCCAaaccacattttatgtttttccaatTTTGCAAGTGCACTAAAGGACTTTGCATGACATTCTTACTTTATTGCTTATGCAGACCTTTTCTTATATTATCCTTTACTTTGAAGTACTGCTgccttaatttgttttattttacagtggcATCACACCCCCACCCTCTCATACCACCCCACTTTCACTCtcagaaaaaaactaacaaaaacatgTGTCCTCTTCTCCCCAGGTGCTTCTGCAGCTCATTAAGTCTATTTAAGTTCTTTCCCTTCTAATGTTTCAGGGGTGACAAAAGCATGCTTCAACTACCTGTAATTGATTTGAAGGtcaaaacaatccaaaagatGTTTTTACACTAGACAGGAACAGAACCGTGGTTCAGTTTGATCCAGACGAGACCACCTGTTTTAGTCGAAGGAAATTCTGGTTTGCTTCCAACCGAAGTCTGAAGCACCCTTACACATTCTATTTTGattcaaaaactgaaaagtcAGAATGTCAGGACCTcaaaggagtgtgtgtttgtagaaatATAAGCTGTGCTGATACAAAAATAACTACAAATCATGATTAACTGTCCCAAAAACTTTGTTATTTGCCACCAGAAGCCAGCAGACAGAGTTCTGAAGCTAATTATGATCCTTCATCCACTGCTCAGTCCAGTTAACTATTTGCTCCAAGTTACGCTCCAGGTCCTCAGGAGTGTTGCTGGGCAGCTGGTGGACAATCTCCTCACTGTAGGCCTCCATGGCCTCCTCGTAGATGGTCTGGAAGATCTCACACTGCACGTTGTCCTGCAGCTTCTTCCCTGTGTATCCCCTGGCAGTCATAGAGACAGAATCAACCTCAGACAAGCAGCAGAAACAACTCTGCTAATAAAGGGTTTTTCTTTCCCTAACATTCTGAAGCAAATCAGAATCAGTTTAATTGGGCAAGTAAGTTCAATACTTTCGGTAACCTTATCATAAACGTTGGGCAACAGAGTGTTTAGACTGACCAAGTTAGAAACAACTGCTGTACTTTATGTAAAGATGCCCAAATAAAAGTGAGCTCAATTAAAATCATACTaatgaaaaaaaggtttaatcTAATACAGGGTCTACTGTCCCTTTAACAAATATATCACTTTACAAAAACTGTAGTTGGAAAGTAACAAGTTGCAATAGTAAACATACACAATGATTCACATATCAATTAATGTCATTAGActaatgccttttttttttaaagaggtgaTACAGTAGAATACCTGTGATGTGTGTTGTTTGAGTATCATATACCATTCAGCAACGAgaaataaatgtggaaaaggcAGCATGAGGTGGGatccaaagaaagaaaaataaaagactaGTGTAATTGGCTCCTGCTGTTTTAAAGTGGCATGCAGCTGTGCCAAACCATATTCCCCAGTTATGTGCCAGTAAGATTTAGATATGTGTTTAGTTTCGTGTGCAAGAGAAACACAAGTGACATCATGCACAAGGTGATGGTAATTTTTAGTCATTAGTACAAGATCTGAGACCTCATGCAATAAATTAAGAATTGTTGTTGATCTTAGCCATTGAAATACGTTTGTACCGTTTGAATTGAAAACCTAAAGTCACACTGGAATTAGGTGGTTTATTCACAGGCCTCAAGTTCCATCTGAGCCATTCATTAAGGTTCTGCACATAAGATAAATAAAGCACTTACCTGCTCTCTAATCGTGTGTACAGCTGTGTGTTGTCTGTGCGGAGGACAAAGACGATGTGGAACCAGCGTTCAGGAAACAAATCACAGCCATGGTAGTCAACAATCACACCACCTTCCACCATCTTTTCATCCAGCTCGTCCACCACCTGCAGGATCACAACAAGTCACGGTATTTCAAATCCCCCCAACCTCATTCAGTTTGTAGTATTTTACACTGATTTTTCACGCTTCAGCTCACAGAAGGACTCTCCTCACTTAAAGTTATCATTTGTCTGCATACAGTATTTAGAGGAAAAGAGCACCTCCTCCTTCACTTCTCTCCAAGATGGGAAGTGCACCAatggttttatgttttacagaaacattGGATGCACCCCCAAATCTGTGTCTCCATGTTTATGCAGTACAGATAAGTCAATCAGAACCAGGTTCAAAGCTTCCATGTGAAATCTAACTCACCCTATCCTCATCCAAAATTGGACACTGGTACTCTTCATCATAGCCTTCATAAAGCTGACCTGGGAAAAGAGAACATGGATAATTAGAAAATCCTCACGATATGTTTAGCTTTTAACTGGCATCTAGGGTCAGCTACAACAGCACAAGACTACTGACAGGTTTAACTTGTGATTCAACAGAAGGATAAAGGAAGCTACATCCTGTAATAATTTCTGTCAGCAtcagacatttgttttctggctgtatttttgttatttgggAATGTTTTTACCTTCTTGGGCCAGGTCTCCAATGTTTATATAAGTCAGCCCTGTCTGCTGGGCTAGTTCCTTTCCTAAAGTGGTCTTTCCAACACCTGGGGTTCCTGTAGCAGAAAGAATTAACATCAAATTGGATGACACCATTCGTCATAAAGACGCTGAATTTTCCCTTGGCCTATCCAAAAAACTAGGATCACATAGACTTCTTGCTGGTTATAGGTCTGGTGCCAGATTTGGCCAAAAGGTGATGACAGTGTTACAAGGACCGATTATTTCCTTGTTGGTTAAGttgctatttattttacaaactaaTCTATATATTGTTTGGtctataaagtaaaatattgtaaaaatgcaATCTTAGATTTATCTatgtttttatctaaaaatTGATAACTATAATGTCAATTAAATGATTTGATGCCATCACTGCTTTGaaaattagctttaaaaaaTCATCAAATCTTATTCATTCTATTTAAAAAGTGACCCTTTAAAAGCAGttgttttaaccactttatttgCTGACAGTTGGCTAATGCATAGTAATATATCAACACGTAttaatgaatatattttttaatctgtatctgtaaatgaattaaaaatgttagaTGAAtaaagtggagtaaaagtacaacataTCTCTCAAAATGTGCAGTTAAATAAACTTAAACCCACAATAATTCAGtaatgtaaaaaacacacaaattaaagcGATTATAAATCACCAGTAAGTAGAATATTTGGTCGCTTCTTCATTTTCATAGCCTGCTAGCAGTCAACACGTGTCTCGATGATGGTCCCTTGAAAGGCAGAATAGTCCTGTTATGTCACGTCATACCATTTCAGAAACACTCTTAAAGCTCTGCGATAAATTTGTAGgaacaaacatgaaaaatgaagtGGTTCACAACATTAAAGACTCGCATGAATCGCTCCTTTTTCGCTAACGCAACCATCTGAGCACCAAACACTGCAGTAAACCGAGGCTTCACGTCAGTTTTGCGTCAATTAACAGCCAGTTTCCGGCACATCGAGTTCCCGGAGTTTAAATATGTAAACTTCACTATGCTCCACAGCTCCCTTAACCCTTCAGTAACTTTACTGTTGAGCCCTATTTAGATTCCCAATTTAGTTCTCATGACCCCCGAGTTAAAAGTGACGGAGATACTCTAAATGATCGAACTAGGTAAGTTAAAACAGAGCTTAACTTAAAGTTAACGTAGCTTTTCATAAAGTGGTTAACCAATTCTACTATTCCgccttaaaaatgtaaattgttaaAAGAcgtaaaaatgtactttttttttttatcaggtaGCACTTATATAACACGTCAAATATTTGGGTATAGCATTGTGTCTTACGTGTGCTGATTTCTGAATGCACTTAAGGCAGCAAAGAGACAAGTTAAAAGAAGTGCAGCTAAAATTAAAGGCATTCATTCTTTAAGAGCGAGAACTTTCATTTTATGCGTTGCCTTGTGTTGTATTAGCCACCAACAACGGCTCCCTGGCTTTGATAGTTTCCCATTTCTGCGTTGAACAGCCTCCATCCATGTGAAGCAGCACGGTGAAGGATGAACAAGCTTTCTCTGGGAGATAAAGCTGCGTCAAGCAAAGTAAGTTAAAGGCCTACatgttacattacacacacCTTTCTTTGGTTGTGAGGGTAGTATTAACATAATGGATTCCCCCTTTTCCCCTTCCCCAAACCTTAACAATCACGACTAAATGCCCAAATCAAAAGACTTGCTTTAAGACCTTTTGtaggtttttctttattttatttgaaaatgactAATACCTGTGGTGCTGGGCAGACTGTGGAGCATAGCAGAGCACGGAGAATGAGTGCTGACCACAGTGATTGCTAGGTTGATTCTTAAAAGTTTCATACTATAGCTTTAATATACTCTTTTTGTAGAGATAATACACATTTATCACatatgtataatgtatgtgCCACATTTCCCCAtggttaattgtgtttttacatatgTTCTACTTAAAAGTTGGCGTGTAAAAGTTCTGAACCAGCCCTCTAATACATTTAGTTGAACTGTACCATAGGTGAATCAATGGGTGGATCCCTCTTTCACTGATTTTCCTGGGGAAAGCTTTTCACTCCCTGGAAGGAGAAAGGGGAGTCAGGTGTCGTGCTCTAAGGCTGAGCCcaagaggcagaggaagaggaaagcaGATGCCAGCACTTCAGACCTACGCACTTCCTACGTACTGAAAGACTCGGTCCAGAAGGACCACGATGAGCCCTGGGTGGACAGATACTCGCCCCGTTCACAGGTCAGCATCATACATTTGGATTCAGCCAATAACTGGGCCAAATGACTTTTAGGTCATATGTACCTCGATGTGTCTAAAGTTCTCTGTCATCACACCATGGCAGTAGGGGATCGgtggtttaattttatttgatgtaAGTTTTAAATCTCTAGTAAggtttacaatatttattttcataggCTGAGCTAGCTGTCCACAAGAAGAAGATAGAGGAAGTGGAGAACTGGCTGAAGGCTTACATAAACTCAACAAAGGTattaaaaggtttatttttcattctaatagttattttaataattaaaccTTTGCCGCTAGACATGTCTCTACTTGGTGTGATCATACAGTAAAAGATTGTCTGTAGAGGTCTTGAGTGAAATAAAGGTTCAGGTTTATCTGGCCCACTGTCCTCCACAGGGTGGGATCCTGCTTCTGACAGGACCATCAGGCTGTGGGAAAACGGCTACAGTCCAGGTTCTATCTCGGGAACTGGGCTTCAGGATTCAGGAGTGGACCAACCCCATCAACCTGGAGCCATACAGTAGCAGTCAACATGGTGAGGAATTTCTCATACTGTTCTatcaatgtaaaacaaaaaaacaaacaaaaaagatgaagTTATCGACATTAATATAAATGGAAATTGGCCATCTGATGGAAATTGCAGCTGATGAAtttcattgatttattttgacatattttttgcAAATGGGCATGAATGCAGGGCCgttgcaaaataataaattatcacaggtacctccacaggtttccccagtttgtgtttctgatgtggCTCTAATTCTCTGTCACTTGTCAGACTGGAGGATGAATGACTTTTCCTACAGCTCCCAGTTAGCCCAGTTCCATGAGTTTTTCCTCAGAGCCAACAAGTACAACTGCCTGAGGATGGCAGGCGATGGGGGACAAGACACAGACAAGAAGCTCATATTGGTGGAGGTATGTAGAACATCTTCAGCTGCAGTCTGTGTCTATATTTTACCTGATAATCATAGAATATAGTCACAATataaattactttgttttttttccccttgagTGTAATTTAGCTCATAGCTTAAAATCTGTATTACAATTTATCACATTAACTCAACATTgtttatcaataaataaaaaattatttacccTGTCCAGtagtaaactaaaaaaaaagagtatatTCAACATGTCTTGACCTATCAAAGTAACTGTAACCCATCTTTTAAAAGTTAATGGAGTGATcagttgttgtagtttcaggtgcatacatttaaaaaaaaaattaaaaccatgtcAATAAAATTAGCATTTGAATATTCAAAATCTACAAAGTTGTATGCAGAAATTTGCAGGTTTAGTAAAGCAGATTATTAAAACATAGCTTTAACAGGGCTATGtctagaaaataatgaaataatgaacGAGTCGGTCTATAAACTGATCGATGGCAAGAAAtatcttaaaaacaaattaggagtttttactttttaaaggaAACATCAAACTGAAATGCTGCTgtctttactgtatgtatgtattaacatttttcagttttcagtgcatttacatgcagcttatttttatttattcatccatttttaaatttaattagaaatattCTCCAAAACGTAGCTCACTGGAGAGAGGTGCTGTTGATACCTC
This window of the Channa argus isolate prfri chromosome 11, Channa argus male v1.0, whole genome shotgun sequence genome carries:
- the ak6 gene encoding adenylate kinase isoenzyme 6, with the protein product MKMKKRPNILLTGTPGVGKTTLGKELAQQTGLTYINIGDLAQEGQLYEGYDEEYQCPILDEDRVVDELDEKMVEGGVIVDYHGCDLFPERWFHIVFVLRTDNTQLYTRLESRGYTGKKLQDNVQCEIFQTIYEEAMEAYSEEIVHQLPSNTPEDLERNLEQIVNWTEQWMKDHN